A single window of Triplophysa rosa linkage group LG2, Trosa_1v2, whole genome shotgun sequence DNA harbors:
- the pxmp2 gene encoding peroxisomal membrane protein 2, translating to MPSQSLPVRDSSFPARVLQQYLLLLKKYPILTKSVTSGILSSFGNLLSQALESSKNNKEKSPRKKINVLGPVHFAIYGLVITGPVSHYFYHILEVLFPTTVPYCLVKRLLLERLIFAPAFLLLFYVVMNALEGKTIGDLQKKLTTTYWPSLKMNWKVWTPFQFININYIPAQFRVLFANIVALFWYAYLASARK from the exons ATGCCTTCACAAAGTCTACCGGTACGCGATTCTTCTTTTCCTGCGAGGGTACTAcaacaatatttgcttttattaaagaaatatcCAATCCTCACTAAATCTGTTACGAG TGGTATTCTCTCATCGTTTGGAAATCTTCTGTCTCAAGCTTTGGAGTCCagtaaaaacaacaaagaaaaaagcCCAAGGAAGAAAATCAATGTCCTGGGACCTGTACACTTTGCAATTTATGG GCTTGTTATAACAGGTCCGGTCAGTCATTACTTCTACCATATCCTGGAGGTGTTGTTTCCAACCACCGTTCCATACTGCCTGGTGAAACGCCTTCTTCTAGAGCGTCTAATATTTGCCCCAGCTTTCCTCTTGCTCTTTTATGTGGTCATGAATGCTTTGGAG ggCAAGACAATTGGAGACCTTCAGAAGAAACTTACAACTACTTACTGGCCTTCACTGAAGATGAACTGGAAGGTCTGGACCCCATTTCAGTTTATCAATATCAACTATATACCTGCACAG TTTCGAGTGCTGTTTGCCAACATTGTTGCCTTATTCTGGTACGCCTACCTAGCCTCTGCCAGGAAATGA
- the LOC130548830 gene encoding ubiquitin-like, whose product MELLVKGFNGNTKRLTVDCNATVGELKKLILQDFINFDNDSRTLRSYGLTSESSLMLLVTNPVKFPVLMQVFVRNEMGITSTYEVDPNETVDQLQREIYNKERVPLDQQRLIYNGRQLESGKKLNDYDITNQSTIHMTLRLRG is encoded by the coding sequence ATGGAATTACTAGTAAAGGGATTCAATGGAAACACAAAACGCCTGACTGTGGACTGCAATGCCACAGTTGGTGAATTGAAGAAGCTCATTTTGCAAGACTTCATCAACTTTGACAATGATTCCAGAACCCTCAGAAGTTACGGTTTGACGTCAGAGTCCTCCCTGATGCTACTTGTTACAAATCCTGTAAAGTTTCCTGTACTTATGCAGGTGTTTGTCAGGAATGAGATGGGCATAACGAGTACCTACGAAGTTGACCCTAATGAGACAGTGGATCAGCTTCAGCGTGAGATCTACAACAAAGAACGAGTCCCGCTGGACCAGCAGAGACTGATTTACAACGGCAGGCAACTGGAGTCCGGCAAGAAGTTGAACGACTACGACATCACAAATCAAAGCACCATTCACATGACTCTCCGTTTACGTGGTTAA
- the LOC130548804 gene encoding polyubiquitin-like translates to MDIIVKEINGNTKRLRVDCNATVGHLKLLISQHFNVNSFLQKLSANNGQRINLEDDYRSLSSYGLHSESVVAFIITTPGPMQVFVKNEKGITSTYDVNPNETVDQLQREIYNKERVPVDQQRLIFNGRQLESGRMLQDYDITNQNTIHMTLRLRGG, encoded by the coding sequence ATGGATATAATAGTAAAAGAAATCAACGGAAACACAAAACGTCTGCGTGTGGACTGCAATGCTACAGTTGGTCATCTGAAGCTGCTCATTTCGCAGCACTTCAATGTGAACTCTTTTCTGCAGAAGCTGTCTGCAAATAATGGTCAACGAATCAACCTAGAAGATGATTACAGAAGCCTCAGCAGTTACGGATTGCACTCAGAGTCCGTGGTAGCGTTCATCATCACGACCCCTGGACCCATGCAGGTGTTTGTCAAGAATGAGAAGGGCATAACGAGCACCTACGATGTTAATCCCAACGAGACAGTGGATCAGCTCCAGCGTGAGATCTACAATAAAGAAAGAGTCCCGGTGGACCAGCAGAGGCTCATTTTTAACGGCAGGCAACTGGAGTCCGGCAGGATGTTGCAAGACTACGACATAACAAATCAAAACACCATTCACATGACTCTCCGTCTCCGAGGAGGTTAA